A window of Zalophus californianus isolate mZalCal1 chromosome 17, mZalCal1.pri.v2, whole genome shotgun sequence genomic DNA:
CTCAACCATGATCactagtggcagagctgggagcagaggcccaggctcccaggagcagccccttccccagcccccactgctgCCCTGGGCACCAGCTATGAAGTCACTTACTGGAACAGGGCTCTGCATGGGGCCCCTCCGCAGAGGTGGGTGTTGTTCCCTCCTGGATGGGGTCCTCTGCTTTTTTCCTTGAGAACCTGAAACCCCAAATCCCTCATTCTTCTGCCTCCAGTCCTTGCCATCTTCACAGGCCCTACCCATCTCCCACATCCATTCTTGGGCAATGTCCCAACCCCCCTGAGTTCCCCAGTTGCTACAGACACAGCTCAGCACCATGGTCAGCAACACTTCGGCCAGGCAGGCCCCCTGCAGGCCACCTCCCTTACCCCATTCCCAGCTTTACCGTCTGGCGTTTCTGTTGTAGAGGAAATAGCCCAGCCCTGTGGATAGGCCAATGACAGTCAAGATCCCCAGAGCAATGCCAGCAATGACTCTTGCAGACAGGGATGATCTGGGACCTGGGCAAGGAGAAAGAATCAGGGCCCTGGTCTGACACACCCTCATGCCTGCCCCCGTCCCCATTCCCAAACTGTGGCTTTATCTTTACTGTCACGTGATGAACATGTGTTTTCCAGTCACCGGGAGGCAGCATTTTGTGGTTATTAATAGCATCATTTCTGGTGTCCAATGGCCTATTCATGTCTCAGCTGTGCGACTTTGACCatgctacttaacctctctgtgcttcagttgtCTCCTCTGTAAGACAGGGATAATAGTGTCAGTGGTTGCTGAAAAGATTCAGCATAAGAGCATTCATGTTCAAAATATGGAATGTTCAACATGCTCAAGATAGGACAATATTTAGACCCATGGAAAGTGATCAGTAAATGTTGGTGGGATGACAATACTGCTCGGGATAATGGATCAAATATGGCTTTCAGAGGAAagggctttgaaaaccagaaacCTGGCTTTCCCCCATTTTCCTCCTCATTTTCATACCTGAGTCACCTTTGACTCTCTGGGGCCCTGGGACCACGGACAAGTGACATCCCCTTCTGAGTCtgatgtcctcatctgtaaagtgagtgAAATGCTACCCACCACACAATGATgatgtgaagatgaaatgagatcgTGAATGTTCATGCTGCACACACCACAGGTGATTAATAAATAGCAGCTGTAATCATTAACGTGGGCCTGTGTTTTCCCATCCAGCTTCTGCCCAGAAGCCTTCCCAAAGGGGTGAAGTCCAGCCACAGGGATGAGGAAGGCAGCCATGAGGATCAGGGGTGAGAGGAAGGGGCTCTCTGCtttggaggggcaggaaggggcctcCAGGATGTGTTGGGGGTTCTTAGTTTCATTCTTtgagccttcatttctttctatgtcAAACAAGCATAGCCATTCATAACCCTATAGGCTTTGAGGGCATTAAGTGAGATCCCACATAGGAGTAAAAGCACCATGCCTGACACAGCGTCAGCACTTGATAAAAGACCATGATATgatctgatgatgatgatgatgatagaagCTGCCATCCACCAAGCTCTAAGCTCCAAGAGCCTGTCATACATGATCTCGTTCAAATCCTACAATGCCCCCATGACCATCAACCGTACTCACTgcttcctctctgagcctctgtttctccaTTCACCAAATGGTCTTAACAAGACCAGAgagttgttttgaagattaaataaggtaGTTTGGGAATGTGCATAGGGTCCTCTACTCGGGGACAACTAAGAACTTGACTCCTGAGGTGGCCAGCCTGGTTTCAAACCCTAGGACGGGTCTCAGTCTCTCCTACACAACAGAGATGCCAGGAAGCCTAACTCAGAGCTGGTTGGCAGTGGGCACCCAAGAAGTGTTTGctgatactgtatatggaaagGTTTTGTTTCGGGCATGCAGCATAGGCtcaataaagaataattttatttgtggggcgcctgggtggctcagtcgttaagcgtctgcctttggctcaggtcatgatcccagggtcctgggatggagccccgcatcaggctccctgcttcgcggggagcctgcttctccctctcccacttcccctgcttgtgttccctctctcactgtgtctttctctgtcaaataaataaataaaatattttaaaaaataataattttatttgtttaataaacacaatatgccaggcactgccaTAAAAACCTTACAAATGTTGGTTAATTTCAGTGACCCTATGATATAAGCACAACTGTTATGTTTTTGCACCCACAAGGAAtcagaggtccagagaggttaagcaacatgcccaagatcacacagccagtaagcaTTAGAGCTGGGATACAAAACTCTGGCTGATAGCGACACCGTGCTGCCCTCTCAATAACTCAAGATAGAAATACAGGGACTCGCTGCCAGTCACACCAAGCTGTTAGTGATATAATTCCtataattaggggcacctgggtggctcagtcagttaagcatctgccttcagctccggtaatgatctcagggttctgggatcgagccccatgtccggctccctgctcagcgggaagtctacttctccctctccctttgtccttccccctgcttgctcgtgctctctctctctctttctctctttctcaaacaaatagaatctttaaaatatatataattcctaTAATTAATATAATTCCTACCGGTTCACTCCTTCGCTCATTGACTATCTCCCTGACTCACTGTGCTTCTAAACAACTCTGGAAGGTAAGGCATGACAACCCCCATTTCcaggtaaaaaaaacaaaaacaaaaacaaaaaactgaggctcagagcagcctGGAGGGTTTTCCAGGGCACACAGCTAGGAAGGAGAGGTTCTGGCTCCCAAGCATTACAGGCTGGGATTCGGCAGCTCCAGACTGGGACTCTGCCCCACGCAGCACACTTGTCACACTAGAAGACTAGATAGTGAGGCTGGCATCAGGGAAAGCCATTTGGACCCCAGGGGAAGGGACACTGAGGCACTCACCTACCATTCTGACCAGGACGGAGGCAGAGCGGGCCAGGTGGGTCAGCGGGTTGGAGGCCGTGCAGTTGTAGATGCCCTGGTGTTCCCAGGTCAGGGCCCCGATGATTAAGTGCTTGCCCATATACACAGTGGTGGAGTGTTCAAGGGTCCAGTGAAACTTGGCGCCCGGCTGGGACTCCGCCTGACACTGCAGGGTCAGGCTGGAGTTGAGCTCCACCCTGATGGTGCTGACCACCCCAGACGCTGCCCCTCTGGTGATGTCCACTCGATCGGGGCCATCTGTGTGCAAAGCCAAACATCAAGCACCCACCCTCCACTGGTGAGTTTTCCTGTTCTGCCCGCCCTGCGTCCACATTGGAAGCTTTACCCCttcccccgcccgccgccccttCTCGATTCTAACTAACAGAATTCTAGGTTATAGCCTGGAGAACAAAGGCTCTTCTAACCCGCCGTTGAAAGGAATCTCGGCAAGATGTTCCCTTTTCCTCCTTAGCTGCCAAGCAGGCAGACTGTAGTTCACAGCATGGAGGGGAGAAACCCAAAGCaaaacaacatcaaaataaaaaacaaacccccTGCCCTTGCAAAAGCGAGCTCTCAACTAGGAGCCTCATAACGCATCCAGGCTTCCAAATTGTTGCTGTGTCCTGTGACCATAGCCCCACACTTCCAAAGACTTTACCGTTCTGATGGACTTCCTTACTGAAGAGCAAATGGCCCTGTTGCGATATTTAAATTTACATCCATGTATTCTCCAAAGCAGAGACACTTTCAGAGTTCCCTCCTAAAGCCAGAAGGAGGTCATTGGCACTTGGCCCTCCTCCCGCAAACATGAAGGAAACAAACGAAATGGCTGTTGAGTTTTCCATGCTAACCAAGGGCTGAGTCTCTGTCTTATTTAAATTAACGTGAACTACTGGAAAGAAGGACGCGAAGAGTTTCTAGTTGGGACACTCCGGGAAAGGAGGAAAGTCCTGGCCTCACCCCCTTCTAGGTATCCTTTGATATTCTCCCCATCAAACCCCATGGCCGCCAGGACCCCTCAGGGTCTTCCCATACCGGTGTCAAAtcttccacacagcagccagaggggcTCCCGACGTACAAACTTGACACTATCCTTCCCGTGCTCAGAGCCCTCCATGGCTCCCCAGTACCCGTAGGACAAAGGCCATGGCTGAAGAGCTCATTCACAATCTTGCCCTCGCGGacccctccagcctcacctctcaCCTCTCCACACTTCCCACTCTCGATTCAGAAATAAGATCCTACTCGGaagttccctctctctcatgtTTCCTCTTACTTCAGAGCCTTCAcatattctcttccttctctggaatgctcttccctgaGTCTGCTCTACCTAGCTAACTTACTCTGGATCTCATGGAAGACACCACCTCTCAGGATGAGCCTTCTCACATCCCCCAGGCTGGTGGGGGGCTTCCTTTGGGTTCCCCAAATCCTGTCGTCCCATGGCAGCACTCttgatgctgtttttttttttctcttggcctGATTGCTGACCTCCCCGTCCCAAGTAGGCTGGGAGCTCCAAAAGTCACAACTGGTACTTACCAAGCACCCCACATTTGCtcagcagagagggagagcaaaagaGCAGTTTTTGGTTCCATGACTGAAGCGGGAACGGAAGAAGAGAGCAGCAGTGCATgtaacccccacccccatacgCCCCATTATTTAACACGTATACACGTGGACCCTACTTTCTCTCCCTGCAGGTGCCTCTTCTCCACTTCAGCTCGTGGCCGTTAAACCATGTGAGTAGCTCAGGCAAAAAACCTTGGAGTCagtccctttctctttcacttgTGTCAATGGCAGCAAATCCTGAGTTCTAGATTCCAAATGAATCCATGGTCCCATGGTCCGACCACTTCTCATTCCCCAGACGGACGACTGTGGGCCATCCCGAGAAGGTGGCTTGCAGATTTCCGATGGCAGGAGTTTCAATAACCAAGTGCCCAGCCCCTGAAATCCACTGCCTGCTCTCCCACGGGCTGCACCCGACCTGTACCTGAGCATgttggggaagctgaggcaggCCCCTTCCTGGGAGATACGGGGCTCCCCGACAGCCTTGCTGATGTTCTTCAGACTGCATGGTGGTTTCCACACTTCCATCCAaccttctctcccccccccctcccctgcttgctcagGGTGGGACAGGCATCTCGGTCAGTGGCTCCCCCAGCCTTCCAAGGCTCCCTCCCTACGTTTCTGCACAGGAGCATTCCTCCTGCTAAAGCCCTTGCACGTGTCACCCCTTTAATCCTACCCTGGGGTCTGCCTCTCCAAGGACCCGAACAAACCCAACACTTTCTcaacctcctccctctgccctgcttccaCCCCATAGACAAGGGCCCAGGATGCCCTGTGAGAACCTGAGTCTgatcctcttctccctctgcccagagccTTCTGTTGCTCCCAGTGCCCTCGCCGTGGCTCACGGGGCCCTGCAGGATCTGCCCCCACCCTTTTACCTGCAgacctctcccattctgtcctcCCCCTAATTCACCCGTCGGGTCACCTTGGCCTCCTCGGGTTCCCGCTCATCACCCACCTCACACGCCGCTCCCTCCCCCTGGCTCTGTCTTTCCTTAGCAGCCTGCAGTGttcctcctcagggaggcctccCCTGACTGCCCAGCGTGACTAAGACTGCAACACCTTCCGCTCCcagccttccctgcccctcctgctgccctcGTGTTTCTCCTCAGCCCTGCCCGACACACCATGCCACTCCCTTGCTTAGCTGTTTAAGGTGCGTCTCTCCACTAGAACATTAAGCCCCACAGGGGCAGGTGCTTTGCCTTGTCCCGTGCCCAcacatgcctggcacagagcaggattCAGTAATTGTGGCACGAATGGCTGGAAGGAACCAccgaaagggaaggaggaagggagaggaggacaaAGTCCAGCTTGGGTGACTCACAGCTGATGGTGAGCGTGAGGGGCTCACTTCGTGCCTGGCTGCCCCAGTGCCAGACTTCACACTCGTAGGGGCCTGTGTCGTCTCGCTGGAGGCCGTGGATGACCAGGCTCCTGTTGTCGGCCGACAGCACCAGGTGCTTGCTAGGCAGGAGGGCCTGGCCCCTCAGGAACCACAGGACTCCAGCCCCCTTGTGGGAGGTCTGGCAGGTCAGGGCCACGGAGCTGGCACTTTCCACGAGATTTAGGCTTGGGGACACAATGTGAGGCTTGGTCAGCATTTCTGGAAACACACACAGGGACACGGGGTGCGGGTCAGGGACCCTTCCCCAGTCTCCTGCCCAAGCAGGCGCCATCGGGCTTTCCAGGGacacgtgtgtatgtgttgtggatggtgtgtgtgtgttctttgccTATGACTGCATCATATGGGAGGTACGAGTGTGTGCTGTGTGACAATTATGCGAGTGTGTGTATGATGAGGGTGTGGTATATGGAcatgttgtgtgtgttttaagtttgtgtctgttttatgtgtgtgttgtgcATATGTGTTGTATGGTGTTCTAGATGCTTTGTGTATGACTGTGTCGTGTGGTTGTATGTATATCCTGAGGATGTGTAATGTGTGTCAGTTATATGTACATGTGCTGAGGGAATTGAACGTACAGTATGTGGGTATTTTCTGTGTCGTATGTGAGGATGTTGAGTGACTGtaatgtgtgtatgtttatattgtgtatatatgtttcaTATGAGAGTGTGTTGTGCGTTTGCGGTATTGTTTGCTGTATATGTGTTGGGGGTTTGTGTGAACAGTCTGAGCATGGGATGTAGGTCAACGCTGTGTTAGGTACTGTGTGTTAAACATTTCTGTTGTGTGCATTTTGTATGTGCTTTGTGTGTATGTTGTACGTTGGTAGGGCTGTGCGTGTTtattgtatgtgaattacatGTGTCTTGTGTgtgctgtgcatgtgtgtgagtgtgctgTGCATATGTGGTGGGTATTTGTGTGCTGAGATGTGTGAATATTGTGTTAGGGTTTGTATGTATAGAGAAtcaaccccccccaccaccaacttTCAGAGAATCAAAGAATGGACAACCCACAGCCAGCCAACAAGGTCTTGTGGAAGATGGGCCAGGCCAGGAGCCAGGTCCTTCCCTGTGGTCAGAGCCCCGTTCTGCCACCAGCCACGTAGGAAATCCCCACTCTTCTGTGTCCTCCTCAACCTCTGGGATATTGGTGTAGCTCTGATTCTCAGAGGAACAAAggagaggagcaggagaaagagccTCACCAAGGACTCGGACTTTAAGAGCACCCAGGCGGAGCAGCTGGGTGGCACGGTTGGACACCAAGCACCTGTACGTGCCTTCATGTTCCGTGGACACAGCCTGGATGGTGAGTGTTCTCGTGGTGAAAGACAGAGTGAAGTTATTGTTGAGAAACCAGGAATAGGCAGGAGGTGGGTGAGACTGTTTCCGCAGAGAAGGTCACATGGGAGCCTTCTATCACCTCAACCACCCCCCCGCTGGATACACCAGAATCCAACTTGATTTCAAACGGGTCAGGACCGTCTGGGAGGACAAGAACAGTCACAGCAGGATGATCACATCAGCAAAGGCTCTCTTAGGGAGACCCCGGAGTCAGTAAATActaatatttctcttctccccatccAAGGTCTGGATCAATTACAAAGGAGATACAGGAGTCTAATGGAAATTAAATGTCAGCCTTGTCCCTGGGGAAAGCGGGATTGTAAGACACATCTGAAGTATGCCAGAAAATGCTCTTTCCTTGCCCCTACCCAGGCAAGATTTTGTAGCAAACATCTGAAGGTTAAGGAACTTAGTTTTAGATATCTTAACCTGGATATTCCCAGGAGAGTCCAAGTAGAGACATCAAAGGGTTACTTATACGTCGAGAGGCCAAGGGTAGACAAGTCCATAACAGGA
This region includes:
- the CEACAM20 gene encoding LOW QUALITY PROTEIN: carcinoembryonic antigen-related cell adhesion molecule 20 (The sequence of the model RefSeq protein was modified relative to this genomic sequence to represent the inferred CDS: inserted 2 bases in 1 codon), whose translation is MPLLSSPPALLLTMWSPPAAVQFTLDANPLTTTEALPGRPTISISQDTAIEQREQVTLCCDTKDANVTIHWFSNDLPLVFHERVLLSTDGKKLTILTVQREDSATYKCKAQGFYQVQSSDPTFLTVNYGPDPFEIKLDSGVSSGGVVEVIEGSHVTFSAEXQSHPPPAYSWFLNNNFTLSFTTRTLTIQAVSTEHEGTYRCLVSNRATQLLRLGALKVRVLEMLTKPHIVSPSLNLVESASSVALTCQTSHKGAGVLWFLRGQALLPSKHLVLSADNRSLVIHGLQRDDTGPYECEVWHWGSQARSEPLTLTISYGPDRVDITRGAASGVVSTIRVELNSSLTLQCQAESQPGAKFHWTLEHSTTVYMGKHLIIGALTWEHQGIYNCTASNPLTHLARSASVLVRMVGPRSSLSARVIAGIALGILTVIGLSTGLGYFLYNRNARRFSRKKAEDPIQEGTTPTSAEGPHAEPCSTPGWHSLSLDWPRPMFANLPGPQGQAGVKTVMSPDPPEQFYEQDPPSGNPRNSSHGPRKPMPKVALDPLVPTLPKGNTESSYEVLVNPEHSIYCQVNP